ttttaaaagaaagtaaatccatttttataaaataaataaaaccttttgccatcttcctggcaaatttagtattccacgctcatagaacttctggcctttatctgcaaaaaaactgaactaaggtcgattttatagcctcatcattgccgaaagttttaccatttaaggagttctgcaaagatcgaaataaatggtagtctgatggtgcaaggtcagggctatatggtggatgcatcaaaagttcccagccaagctcactcagtttttggcgagtgaccaaagatttgtgcggtctagcgttgtcctggtagaatatgacacctttacgattgaccaattctgatcgcttctccttgatggctgtattcaatttgtccaattgttgacagtaaacatccgaattaatcgtttggttccttggaagcagcttaaaatataccacaccctgccaatcccaccaaacagacagcataaccttcttttggtggatatcagcctttgaagtggtttgagctggttcaccatgcttggaccatgatcgttttcgactaacgttgttgtaaacaatccatttttcatcttcagttatgattcgttttaaaacggatcgaattcattgcgtttaaggtggatatcacaagcgttgattcggtttgttaaatgaatttctttcaatacatgcggtacccatattaaaattgacgccaaacaaacaaatgtaaacaaaatttcgcgcactttttttctaaagcaagctaaaagtaacagctgataactgacagaagaaagaatgcaattacagagtcacaagccgttgaaaaaatttgtcaacgccgactacattactactatattaccgacaattactttttgggcaacccaatacaatgtgggagctatatccaattctgaaacaattttggagGACCTCGGCAGGTCCTTTCAGGTGGGTTATTAAGCAACCCTTATCAAATttgaagcaaatatgttcaatatgtaataactacggttgacaaatgacatatgtatgggagctgtatctaaatctgaaccgatgtcgagcaaactcagatattgtggtagtcgtcgagaaaagcattgtacaaaattttggcaagattggtcaataaatgcgcttgcagtagctataggagagaaaatcgggcgatatacatatatggcacctttatctaaatcttgaccgatttctatgaaattcaccagtagtgtcgaaagtcataaggaaatcctctctgctaaatttcgagataatcagTTAACAAAATGAGGActatattgcaatatttctcaaaatcggacgaacatatatacgggagctatatctaaatctgaaccgatttcgagcaaaattctcatgtattgtgatagtcgtcgaggaaagcgttaaacaaaaatatgggaagtttggtcaataaatgcgcttacagtggctctaggagtgaaaatcgggcgaaacatatatatggcagctatatctatatctggaccgatttctatgaaatttaccactaatgacgagagtcataaaaaaatccttcctgccaaatctcgagagaattggttaacaaattaccattttattgttgttgttgttgtagcagtgttttgtacactgaagcggcagccctcgccgatgaaggacttcatcgggtcaatccggtacgtacaaccggctaaatcttgaccgatttctatgaaattcaccagtagtgtcgaaagtcataaggaaatcctctctgctaaatttcgagataatcagttaacaaatgaggactatattgcaatatttctcaaaatcggacgaacatatatatgggagctatatctaaatctgaaccgatttcgagcaaaattctcatgtattgtgatagtcgtcgaggaaagcgttaaacaaaaatataggaagtttggtcaataaatgcgcttcatctttagaccgaaaaacatgcctataccaaatttgaagacgatgaaatctgcagtttgtacacaaaataacatggacagatggaaagacagacagacggacggacagacggacggacagacagacggacagacagaccgacagacagaccgacagacagaccgacagacagactgacagacagaccgacagacagaccgccagacagaccgacagacagaccgacagacagacagaccgacagacagaccgacagacagacggacaggcagacggacagacagacggagagacagacggagagacagacaggcagacggagagacagacagacaggcggacagacagaaagacagacagacggataactaaatcgaatcagaaagtgattctgagtatatcggtgtacttatcaatgggtctgtctctcttccttctggatgttacaaacaaattcactaagtgataataccctgtaccacagtattggtgtagggtataaaaatgggcaaAAATTTCTATCTTTTTTTCCTATAAATTCTCATCAAATCACGTATTCGGAACACAAAAGAAGTGAACATTAGTCTACCATTTTTGAATGCATTGATATATCTTTATGTAATTGGAAATACAAAGAGCGGAAAAGTTATGCGGgttagaaataaaataattaattaaaaactgTTTGCTTTCGCAGTCTAATGCAAATGCGAAACAATGCAcacacaataacaacaatacaaATAACACTACTTCATATTCACAATTTTTGATTTCAAACCCGTATAAATTTTGACTGAAGAGACGGGTGTTATTATATAATGCTGCAAAATTATTGTCTGCTatccaaatcagttaaaaaattgaaaattggttaaaaaatgccTTCACAAACATCAAATTAAGAGACCAGCCTCTGCgacatttttaaaaacaaatttttgtaagTCGAAGTTCTTTTTGGGGGGCATTTTTAGGGGCttttgagccattacaagcaaATAAGCAATTTTGAAAATCTGATCATGAATGCTGTTTTGGCAGCACGAACCAATGGGCCACGTGCTTTTATTGCACATAGTCTGGATATTTATaaccatataaaattttgtgaagatatctttattcgttcacaAGTGGAAAATTTGTTTCCACTAATTTTTTCCCATTCCACTGTGTGACGTTCGAGTTAAGTTTTGGATTTAGATGTATTCAGAGACTAATAGTAAACATTCATGAAAACTTTTGTATGGAATAATTTGTTGAGCAACAAATTCATTTTAAACGAGTTTTGAAACCTTTTTTTAAAAAGGAAACTAAAAGACCTCGTTAGTGAGTCGATTGaggttaaacaagtaagaaggcgttaagttcggccgggccgaactttggatacccaccacctcgggtatatatgtgaaccacatttcgtcaaaatacagtgaaaaatgcataccttatgccccatagcagctctatagatatcctccgatttagaccaaatgcttataagtacaagtcattgttcaaccgagagatcggtctatatggcagctatatccaaatctggagcgatctgagccaaattgaagacaaatatcgaagggcccaacacatgtcattgtcccaaatttcggcgacatcggacaataaatgcgctttttatgggcccaaaactttaaatcgagagatcggtctatatggcagctatatccaaatctgaaccgatcagggccaaatagaagaaagatgtcgaagggcctaaggcaaatcactgtcccaaatttcagcaaaatcggataataaatgtggcttttatggacctaagaccataaatcggaggatcggtctatatggcagctatatccaaatttggaccgatctgggccaaattgacgaaggatgtcgaagggctcaacgcaactcactgtcccaaatttcagcaaaatcggataataaatgtggcttttatgggcctaagaccataaatcggaggatcggtctatatggcagctatatccaaatttggaccgatctggaccaaattgactaaggatgtcgaagggctcaacgcaacacactgtccaaaatttcagcaaaatcggataataaatgtggcttttatgggcctaagaccctaaatctaaggatcggtctgtatggcagctatatccaaatctggcccgatttgggccaaattgacataggatgtcaaaggtcctatcacaacttactatcccaaatttcagcaaaatcggataataaatgtggcttttatgggcctaagaccctaaatcggcggatcggtctatatgggggctatatcaagatatagtccgatatagcccatcttcgaacttaacctgcttatggacaaaaaaagaatctgtgcaaaatttcagctcaatatctctatttttaaagactgtagcgtgatttcaacagacagacggacagacggacggacacgtctagatcgtcttagatttttacgctgatcaagaatatatatactttatagggtcggaaatggatatttcgatgtgttgcaaacggaatgacaaaatgaatatacccccatccttcggtggtgggtataaaaacatcctATAAATCTCTTATACATTCTTTACCACACACTCTCAATCTGAATACTCTTTCTCATTTTGTGACAATGCGCGTAacattattttggttttttaaaacGACTCACACTAACACACAACACCGATCTGtctaatcccatggcagccggttgtatgtaccggttTGACCCGTTGAATTCCGATCTGTCAGGAgatgcttagctgcgagctaccgcgcgtccatacggaatagctgcaacagcagtcgcgAACATTcagtggtatcgagcggagaataTCAGTGAGACGCCAGGCGCCACCGGCTctggcacaaatactgagtgcctatgatgctcaatatgacaaggcgagttattggcgcctttaaatagccaatgggcACCTTTttaccgcggcgatcggtcctttgaacctGAACGAGCTTGTTTGCCTAGGAGCTCtacgaggatcgccatctccacaaGAAAATcaggctacaaaaacaacatctATTGTCTATCCAAAAAAACCGCTATGCAAAAATAAATCAGTAGCTGAGGTGTGTTCAAACTTACAccagtattaaaaaaaaatttatatagatttgagataggtttatttcacagatcaaataaatatattttaaggtCTCATTTAGTTTTGTGCAAACGGACGTTAATGTTTATTTCGGAATTTAATAAAGAACTGTAAAAACTTTTTGTAATCAGTCTTTACTTGAAATGGGATAAACTATTAAAACAACTGAATGGCCTAGTTTGCTAAATGCcaatttgcacatgaacattccactaaggaacaggggcaaacttctcacatatcaatgagtgttgtccgattcaagtttaagctcaataataatggatctcctttttatagccgagtccaaacggtgtcccgcagtgcgacatatctttgggagaagtttttacagggcatagtacctcacgaatgtcaccaacattaggaagggataaccatcactggaaaaatttttttctgatgttctcgccaggattcgatcctaGTTCgctattttaaatatatttctgTCAATCTTACCAGTAATATTGCCGAGGACACTCAGGATATTCATACGAATAATCGTAAAcccaatatttacaaaaatttccagAAGAGGGGAACTTTCCCCCTTGCTGGTTTACTTTTCGATGTAAGCATTTAAAGCGATGTAAGTAGACACTCTCGTGTCTACTCTTTTAACCTCTTCTTTTATGATCCATGCAGTTTTTCCTGTTATTTGCTGTTGTGTTCCACAGTCTTATTAGTGGTCTCTCACTCACAACATCTTGTTAGGTGTTATTTTATTATCTTACCTTTAATAACATAGGGttcatttcatttttcaagATTCGACGCTCCTTCTACCAAATGCTCTGCCACTAGTTTACATTCCGGTTTCAATTCCTTGAAACGTCGTATGCCTTCCAAAGTTACGCTGGTGCCGCTCACATCAAGGAATATAAGATTAGGAGAACACTGCACCAAATGTTGCAGTGAGACATCTGTAACCCAGATGTAGTCGCGAACACTAAATCTCTCAAAACGATTCTCACTAGGACGATTATTAAATCTTATCCAAACAACACCGTGTTGAACTGGTTGACGTGTCCGCCCGAAACAACATACACCACGATCTGTTATGCTACCACTTTGAAACTGACGCCTCGAAGACAAAAGAGTAAGTGAATTGTGATATACATTTGCCCCCCCGCCATATTCCACTCCATTGTCCTCTCCAAAATGTCGGTCTGGACCTCCACCACCTGCTGCTCTGCCAAGAGGATTGATTATATCCCAAAATAGATTATGTCTTATCATTTCTTCAAAGGCTGGCGGaggtaattgttgttgttgttgttgttgctgctgttgttgttgttgtgctccTTGAGCCGTCATCAGTAGATGTCTGAAGTGACTGCGTTCTCTATCTCTTAGACTTATGTGTACTGCATTTGGAGAAGTACGATTGCGCACATCCAAGTAAATAATGTGATCTGGTCGCGGCAAAAATCGACTACGTGCTGGAGACATGCTACCAACCACGGGCAGAAGATTTAACGAGAACCGATTATCACTGCCAGAGGCAGAGGGCGAAGGTGACGAAGATTCTGCATCACTTCCCGCAGACGATCGCGAAGATGTTGAGGGAGATTCCTCGCCGTTGTTCAACTCTTCTTTCGATAACGTTGGACTTTTACTAGCCAGGCTTCTAAGTTTTTGTGCCGATGATGTTGATTGGTTTTCTGAGTTGCCATTTAACTTTGACACTGAAGTTAGGGATGTACCATTACTGAGTACTATCTTCGTAGCAGACGATGTAGAAGGCATTTCGCTTTCGTCGGACTCGGCTGTATTTGTAGAGTTTGCTGACGGTGTTTCATTTGTGGGAGATGATGTGgtaatattttctatttttgatACCGGGCACTGAAGGTAAATTTCTTTTAAAGTTTCTACGGCATTAAAACACTGCAGGTCGGAATCACACAGAGGTGTATTGCATAAATCCAAAATCTACAATTGCAAAAATAAAACTCACTTGAATCAAATAATTAAAGACATAAAATAATACAAAGTAGTatacaaaaacttgaaaaaatgctTGCACATGCATCTTTCTTTTTATCTACGAAAAATGATTATAACATTGGACTTACCTCCAACTGTTTGAAACCTTGACGCCCTGCTATACTGCCATACGGAATAAACTCTTGCATTTGACTGCATCCTTTTAAACTCAAGTAACGTAATCTGGGTAGTTTAGAAATTGGCATTACATAGTAGGGATCAAACCAACCGTTATTTTCTATAGCCAACTCATCCAGGTTTATTAAAATCGTATCGATGCCAGTAAATATGGACTTGTTGGAATCAACGCGAACATGACAATTGCTCAACACTAAACGTTTGAGCGTTATAGGAAAAT
This Stomoxys calcitrans chromosome 2, idStoCalc2.1, whole genome shotgun sequence DNA region includes the following protein-coding sequences:
- the LOC106083950 gene encoding uncharacterized protein LOC106083950, which encodes MESCQRTEEQDDAQEIAEGRVVCGNKRKRRNSQTPTAAESPPPQKKATPYDEHQYDESSATKQLTNGDNDVLTEDNYLLEDDQFSLEHFCDELLYEIFKFLDTWSLMTLMNVSKRFQKFVLDKRLWEDIDLSQEPLPIGILEDMLERSHEKTRSIKLRGPSPSQHIEGEIQQFNKTLRKSLTTRCTKLVTMELYGVTLDFNQLTFNDFPITLKRLVLSNCHVRVDSNKSIFTGIDTILINLDELAIENNGWFDPYYVMPISKLPRLRYLSLKGCSQMQEFIPYGSIAGRQGFKQLEILDLCNTPLCDSDLQCFNAVETLKEIYLQCPVSKIENITTSSPTNETPSANSTNTAESDESEMPSTSSATKIVLSNGTSLTSVSKLNGNSENQSTSSAQKLRSLASKSPTLSKEELNNGEESPSTSSRSSAGSDAESSSPSPSASGSDNRFSLNLLPVVGSMSPARSRFLPRPDHIIYLDVRNRTSPNAVHISLRDRERSHFRHLLMTAQGAQQQQQQQQQQQQQLPPPAFEEMIRHNLFWDIINPLGRAAGGGGPDRHFGEDNGVEYGGGANVYHNSLTLLSSRRQFQSGSITDRGVCCFGRTRQPVQHGVVWIRFNNRPSENRFERFSVRDYIWVTDVSLQHLVQCSPNLIFLDVSGTSVTLEGIRRFKELKPECKLVAEHLVEGASNLEK